The following are from one region of the Erwinia sp. SLM-02 genome:
- the livH gene encoding high-affinity branched-chain amino acid ABC transporter permease LivH — MSEQFLYFLQQMFNGVTLGSTYALIAIGYTMVYGIIGMINFAHGEVYMIGSYVSFIVIAALMMMGIDASWLLIGCGFVVAVVIASCYGWSIERVAYRPVRSSKRLIALISAIGMSIFLQNYVSLTQGSRDLALPSLVTGQWTLGESNGFAATISTMQMVIWAVTFLAMLALTLFIRYSRMGRACRACAEDLKMASLLGINTDRVISLTFVIGAAMAAVAGVLLGQFYGVINPYIGFMAGMKAFTAAVLGGIGSIPGAMLGGLILGIAEALTSAYLSTEYKDVVSFALLIVVLLVMPTGILGRPEVEKV, encoded by the coding sequence ATGTCCGAGCAGTTTCTCTATTTCCTGCAGCAAATGTTCAACGGCGTGACGTTGGGCAGCACCTATGCGCTGATCGCCATCGGTTACACCATGGTGTACGGCATCATCGGCATGATTAACTTTGCCCACGGCGAAGTCTATATGATCGGCAGCTACGTTTCGTTTATCGTCATCGCGGCATTGATGATGATGGGGATCGATGCCAGCTGGCTGCTGATCGGCTGTGGCTTTGTGGTGGCGGTGGTCATCGCCAGCTGCTACGGCTGGAGCATTGAGCGCGTGGCCTACAGGCCGGTACGTTCGTCGAAGCGTCTGATCGCGCTGATCTCCGCTATCGGGATGTCGATCTTCCTGCAGAACTACGTCAGCCTGACCCAGGGCTCGCGCGATCTTGCGCTGCCAAGCCTGGTCACCGGACAGTGGACGCTGGGGGAAAGCAACGGCTTTGCCGCCACCATTTCCACCATGCAGATGGTGATCTGGGCGGTGACCTTCCTCGCTATGCTGGCGCTGACGCTGTTTATTCGCTACTCCCGCATGGGCCGCGCCTGCCGCGCCTGTGCTGAAGATCTGAAAATGGCCAGCCTGCTGGGCATCAATACCGACCGCGTGATCTCGCTGACCTTTGTGATCGGCGCGGCGATGGCGGCGGTGGCCGGCGTGCTGCTGGGCCAGTTCTACGGCGTGATTAACCCGTACATCGGCTTCATGGCCGGGATGAAGGCCTTCACCGCTGCGGTACTGGGCGGCATCGGCAGCATCCCAGGCGCGATGCTGGGTGGACTGATCCTCGGTATTGCCGAGGCGCTGACCTCCGCCTATCTGAGCACCGAGTACAAAGACGTGGTGTCATTTGCGCTGCTGATCGTGGTGCTGCTGGTGATGCCAACCGGTATTCTGGGCCGTCCGGAGGTTGAGAAAGTATGA
- a CDS encoding high-affinity branched-chain amino acid ABC transporter permease LivM — protein sequence MKKLNLLNALVSSLMLLVLAAFFMGLRLNLDGTHLVVNNAGDVRWNWIAVGCGVVFIFQMLRPLVQSSLKKVSGPSLVLPGIDGSTPKQKLFLLALVVAAAVWPFIVSRGTVDIATLTLIYVMLGLGLNVVVGLSGLLVLGYGGFYAIGAYTFALLNHYYGLGFWQSLPLAGIVAAGFGLLLGFPVLRLRGDYLAIVTLGFGEIVRILLLNNTELTGGPNGISQIPKPSFFGLEFNRSVRDGGWDTFHNFFGLKYDPSDRIIFLYMVALLLVVITLFVINRLLRMPLGRAWEALREDEIACRSLGLSPTRIKLTAFTISAAFAGFAGCLFAARQGFVSPESFTFAESAFVLAIVVLGGMGSQFAVILAAVLLVVSRELMRDLNEYSMLVLGGLMVLMMIWRPQGLLPMKRPHLKLKNAEKGEQA from the coding sequence ATGAAAAAGCTTAACCTGCTGAATGCGCTTGTTTCCTCTCTGATGCTGCTGGTGCTGGCCGCGTTCTTTATGGGCCTGCGGTTGAACCTCGACGGCACGCACCTGGTGGTCAACAACGCCGGTGACGTGCGCTGGAACTGGATTGCCGTCGGCTGCGGCGTGGTCTTTATCTTCCAGATGCTGCGCCCGCTGGTGCAGAGCAGCCTGAAAAAAGTCTCCGGCCCTTCGCTGGTGCTGCCGGGGATTGATGGCTCTACGCCGAAGCAGAAGCTGTTCCTGCTGGCGCTGGTGGTTGCGGCGGCGGTCTGGCCGTTTATCGTTTCGCGCGGTACGGTGGATATCGCCACCCTGACGCTGATCTACGTGATGCTCGGACTGGGGCTGAACGTGGTGGTGGGGCTTTCCGGCCTGCTGGTGCTGGGCTACGGCGGCTTCTACGCCATCGGTGCCTATACCTTTGCCTTACTGAATCACTACTACGGGCTGGGCTTCTGGCAGTCGCTGCCGCTGGCGGGCATCGTCGCCGCCGGATTTGGTCTGCTGCTGGGCTTCCCGGTGCTGCGCCTGCGCGGTGACTACCTGGCGATTGTGACGCTTGGCTTCGGCGAGATCGTGCGTATTCTGCTGCTGAATAACACCGAACTGACCGGTGGCCCGAACGGCATCAGCCAGATCCCGAAACCGTCGTTCTTTGGCCTGGAGTTCAACCGCAGCGTGCGCGACGGCGGCTGGGACACCTTCCATAACTTCTTCGGCCTGAAGTACGACCCGAGCGATCGTATTATCTTCCTGTACATGGTTGCGCTGCTGCTGGTGGTCATCACCCTGTTCGTGATCAACCGCCTGCTGCGTATGCCGCTGGGCCGCGCCTGGGAAGCGCTGCGTGAAGACGAAATCGCCTGCCGCTCGCTGGGCCTCAGCCCGACGCGCATCAAGCTGACAGCCTTCACCATCAGCGCCGCGTTTGCCGGTTTCGCCGGCTGCCTGTTCGCCGCGCGCCAGGGCTTTGTCAGCCCGGAATCCTTCACCTTTGCCGAATCTGCCTTTGTACTGGCGATCGTGGTACTGGGCGGGATGGGATCGCAGTTTGCGGTGATCCTCGCGGCGGTGCTGCTGGTGGTTTCCCGTGAACTGATGCGCGACCTCAACGAGTACAGCATGCTGGTGCTCGGTGGATTAATGGTATTGATGATGATCTGGCGTCCGCAGGGGCTGTTGCCGATGAAGCGTCCGCACCTGAAGTTGAAAAATGCGGAAAAAGGAGAGCAGGCATGA
- the livG gene encoding high-affinity branched-chain amino acid ABC transporter ATP-binding protein LivG: MSQPLLTVNGLMMRFGGLLAVNNVELELRQQEIVSLIGPNGAGKTTVFNCLTGFYKPTGGSIMLGDKQLAGLPGQQIARMGVVRTFQHVRLFREMTVIENLLVAQHQHLKSGVFSGLLKTPAFRRAESDALDRAATWLKRVGLLELANRQAGNLAYGQQRRLEIARCMVTRPEILMLDEPAAGLNPKETHELDELIAELRGEHKVSVLLIEHDMKLVMGISDRIYVVNQGTPLANGTPDEIRNNPDVIRAYLGEA, from the coding sequence ATGAGCCAGCCTTTGTTAACAGTCAATGGCCTGATGATGCGCTTTGGCGGCCTGCTGGCGGTCAACAACGTTGAACTGGAGCTGCGCCAGCAGGAAATCGTCTCGCTTATCGGCCCGAACGGGGCGGGTAAAACCACGGTATTCAACTGCCTGACCGGGTTCTACAAGCCGACCGGCGGCTCGATTATGCTGGGCGATAAACAGCTGGCCGGCCTGCCGGGGCAGCAGATCGCCCGTATGGGCGTGGTGCGAACCTTCCAGCACGTGCGCCTGTTCCGTGAAATGACGGTGATCGAGAACCTGCTGGTGGCACAGCATCAGCATCTGAAAAGCGGCGTCTTTTCCGGCCTGCTGAAGACCCCGGCCTTCCGTCGGGCGGAAAGCGATGCGCTGGATCGCGCAGCCACCTGGCTGAAGCGCGTGGGGCTGCTTGAGCTGGCCAACCGTCAGGCGGGGAACCTCGCCTACGGCCAGCAGCGCCGTCTGGAAATTGCCCGCTGCATGGTCACGCGCCCGGAAATTCTGATGCTGGATGAACCGGCGGCGGGGCTTAACCCGAAAGAAACTCACGAGCTGGATGAGCTGATCGCAGAACTGCGCGGCGAACATAAAGTCTCGGTACTGCTGATTGAACACGATATGAAACTGGTAATGGGTATTTCTGACCGTATTTATGTGGTGAACCAGGGCACGCCGCTGGCTAACGGTACGCCGGACGAGATCCGCAACAACCCGGACGTGATCCGCGCTTACCTCGGGGAGGCATAA
- the livF gene encoding high-affinity branched-chain amino acid ABC transporter ATP-binding protein LivF, translating into MSHPMLSLNNISAHYGKIQALHNVSLHINQGEIVTLIGANGAGKTTILGTLCGEPRATQGTIVFDGKDITDWQTARIMREAIAIVPEGRRVFSRMTVEENLAMGGFFAERQQYQDRIKRVYELFPRLWERRIQRAGTMSGGEQQMLAIGRALMSQPRLLLLDEPSLGLAPIIIQQIFDTIEQLRKEGMTIFLVEQNANQALKLADRGYVLENGHVVLEDTGDALLANEAVRSAYLGG; encoded by the coding sequence ATGAGTCATCCCATGCTGTCTCTGAATAATATCAGTGCGCACTACGGCAAAATTCAGGCGCTGCACAACGTCAGCCTGCATATTAATCAGGGGGAAATTGTCACCCTGATTGGTGCTAACGGCGCAGGTAAAACCACCATTCTGGGCACCCTGTGCGGCGAACCGCGCGCCACCCAGGGCACCATCGTCTTCGACGGCAAGGATATTACCGACTGGCAGACCGCGCGCATTATGCGTGAGGCCATCGCCATCGTGCCGGAAGGCCGGCGGGTATTTTCCCGCATGACTGTGGAAGAAAACCTGGCGATGGGCGGTTTCTTTGCCGAGCGTCAGCAGTATCAGGATCGCATCAAGCGCGTTTACGAACTGTTCCCGCGCCTGTGGGAACGGCGTATCCAGCGTGCCGGGACCATGTCCGGCGGCGAGCAGCAGATGCTGGCGATTGGCCGTGCGCTGATGAGCCAGCCACGCCTGCTGCTGCTGGATGAACCGTCGCTGGGCCTGGCGCCGATTATCATTCAGCAGATTTTCGACACCATCGAACAGCTGCGCAAAGAGGGGATGACTATCTTCCTCGTTGAGCAGAATGCGAATCAGGCGCTGAAGCTGGCGGACCGCGGCTACGTGCTCGAAAACGGCCATGTGGTGCTCGAAGACACGGGTGATGCATTGTTAGCCAACGAGGCGGTCAGAAGCGCCTACCTCGGCGGATAA
- the ugpB gene encoding sn-glycerol-3-phosphate ABC transporter substrate-binding protein UgpB, producing the protein MSSTAFRRTALSMVLGLTFSGSALAATEIPFWHSMEGELGVEVDSLAKRFNETHPDYKIVPTYKGNYEQSLAAGIAAVRTGKAPAVLQVYEVGTATMMASKAIVPVNEVFKKAGIAMDAKQFVPAVAGYYSDSKGELISQPFNSSTPVLYYNKDAFKKAGLNPDQPPKTWQELAKDTDALRKAGMSCGYASGWQGWIQIENFSAWHGLPVATKNNGFDGTDAELEFNKPVQVRHIQMLSDLNKKGDFTYFGRKDESTSKFYNGDCAITTASSGSLADIRKYAKFNFGVGMMPYDETVPNAPQNAIIGGASLWVMKGKDDATYKGVAEFMQFLAKPEIAAEWHQKTGYLPITTAAYELTKQQGFYDKNPGADIATRQMLNKDPLPFTKGMRLGNMPQIRTIVDEELEGVWTGKQTPQAALDKAVKRGNELLRRFEQQTK; encoded by the coding sequence ATGTCATCTACCGCATTCCGTCGTACCGCTCTCAGCATGGTGCTGGGACTGACCTTCAGCGGCAGCGCGCTGGCCGCTACCGAAATTCCGTTCTGGCACTCGATGGAAGGCGAGCTGGGCGTAGAGGTTGACTCACTGGCGAAGCGTTTTAACGAAACCCACCCCGATTACAAAATTGTGCCGACCTACAAAGGCAACTACGAACAGAGCCTGGCGGCGGGTATTGCTGCCGTGCGTACCGGTAAAGCACCTGCTGTTTTGCAGGTTTATGAAGTGGGCACGGCGACCATGATGGCGTCGAAAGCCATCGTTCCGGTCAACGAAGTGTTCAAAAAAGCCGGTATTGCGATGGATGCGAAGCAGTTCGTGCCTGCGGTTGCCGGTTACTACAGCGATTCGAAAGGCGAGCTGATCTCCCAGCCGTTTAACAGCTCCACGCCGGTGCTGTACTACAACAAAGACGCTTTCAAAAAAGCCGGTCTGAACCCGGACCAGCCGCCAAAAACCTGGCAGGAACTGGCGAAAGATACCGACGCGCTGCGTAAAGCGGGCATGTCCTGCGGCTACGCCAGCGGCTGGCAGGGCTGGATCCAGATTGAGAACTTCAGCGCCTGGCACGGCCTGCCGGTCGCCACCAAAAACAACGGCTTCGACGGTACCGATGCGGAGCTGGAGTTCAACAAGCCGGTGCAGGTGCGCCATATCCAGATGCTGTCCGATCTGAACAAGAAGGGTGATTTCACCTACTTCGGCCGCAAAGATGAATCCACCTCCAAGTTCTATAACGGCGACTGTGCCATCACCACCGCCTCTTCCGGCTCGCTGGCCGACATCCGCAAATACGCCAAGTTTAACTTCGGCGTGGGCATGATGCCTTACGATGAAACCGTGCCGAACGCGCCGCAGAACGCCATTATCGGCGGTGCCAGCCTGTGGGTGATGAAGGGCAAAGACGATGCGACCTACAAAGGCGTCGCCGAGTTTATGCAGTTCCTGGCCAAGCCGGAAATCGCTGCCGAATGGCACCAGAAAACCGGCTACCTGCCGATCACCACCGCGGCCTACGAGCTGACCAAACAGCAGGGCTTCTATGACAAGAACCCGGGGGCGGATATCGCGACTCGCCAGATGCTGAACAAAGACCCGCTGCCGTTCACCAAAGGCATGCGTCTGGGCAATATGCCGCAGATCCGTACCATCGTTGACGAAGAGCTGGAAGGCGTGTGGACCGGGAAGCAAACGCCGCAGGCCGCGCTGGATAAGGCCGTGAAGCGGGGTAACGAGCTGCTGCGTCGTTTCGAACAGCAGACTAAGTAA
- the ugpA gene encoding sn-glycerol-3-phosphate ABC transporter permease UgpA, producing the protein MAQPRPVFRNRFLPYLLLLPQLVITAIFFIWPAGEALWYSLQSIDPFGISSTFVGMENFERLFSDGLYLESFWTTIKFSGMVTFFGMGLSLLLAALVDYVIRLKKTYQTLLLLPYAVAPVVAAVLWMFLFNPGLGLFSHLLNQWGYNWNYAQNSGQAMFLIVLASIWQQMSYNFLFFFAALQSIPKSLVEAAAIDGAGPVRRFFALSLPLITPVSFFLLVVNLVYAFFDTFPVIDAATGGGPVQATTTLIYKIYREGFAGLDLSSSAAQSVVLMLLVIVLTVIQFRFVERKVRYQ; encoded by the coding sequence ATGGCTCAGCCCCGTCCCGTTTTCCGCAATCGCTTTTTGCCCTATCTGCTGCTGCTGCCGCAGCTGGTGATTACGGCGATTTTCTTTATCTGGCCAGCGGGCGAAGCGCTCTGGTACTCGCTGCAAAGCATCGACCCGTTCGGTATCTCCAGCACTTTTGTCGGCATGGAGAACTTCGAGCGGCTGTTCAGCGACGGTCTGTACCTGGAGTCATTCTGGACGACGATTAAATTCAGCGGGATGGTCACGTTCTTCGGCATGGGGCTGTCGCTGCTGCTGGCGGCGCTGGTGGACTATGTTATCCGCCTGAAAAAGACCTATCAGACGCTGCTGCTACTGCCCTACGCGGTAGCGCCGGTCGTTGCGGCGGTGCTGTGGATGTTTCTGTTTAACCCCGGGCTGGGGCTGTTCAGCCACCTGCTGAACCAGTGGGGCTACAACTGGAACTACGCGCAGAACAGCGGGCAGGCGATGTTCCTGATCGTGCTGGCCTCTATCTGGCAGCAGATGAGCTACAACTTCCTGTTTTTCTTCGCCGCGCTACAGTCGATTCCGAAGTCGCTGGTTGAGGCGGCGGCAATTGACGGGGCAGGCCCGGTACGGCGCTTCTTCGCGCTGTCGCTGCCGCTGATTACCCCGGTGAGCTTCTTCCTGCTGGTGGTGAACCTGGTGTATGCCTTCTTCGATACCTTCCCGGTGATCGATGCTGCCACCGGCGGTGGCCCGGTGCAGGCCACCACCACGCTGATTTATAAAATTTACCGCGAAGGCTTTGCCGGGCTGGATCTCTCTTCCTCTGCCGCCCAGTCGGTGGTGCTGATGCTGCTGGTGATTGTGCTGACGGTGATTCAGTTCCGCTTTGTTGAGCGTAAGGTGCGTTACCAATGA
- the ugpE gene encoding sn-glycerol-3-phosphate ABC transporter permease UgpE, which translates to MIENRRGLDIFSHTLLILGILTILFPLYVAFVAATLDNTAVYQVPMTLIPGSHLWENISNIWVRGVNGSGPAFSLMLMNSLFMALAITIGKISVSIISAFALVWFRFPLRGLFFWMIFITLMLPVEVRIFPTVQVIADLNMLDSYSGLTLPLMASATATFLFRQFFMSMPDELMEAARVDGASPMRFFRDIVLPLSKTNLAALFVITFIYGWNQYLWPLLIVNDASMSTAVAGIKSMISTSGSPTQWNEVMAAMLLTLIPPVVIVLVMQRAFVRGLVESEK; encoded by the coding sequence ATGATTGAAAATCGTCGCGGGCTGGATATTTTCAGCCATACCCTGCTGATCCTCGGCATCCTGACCATCCTGTTCCCGCTGTATGTGGCCTTTGTGGCCGCCACGCTGGATAACACCGCCGTTTATCAGGTGCCGATGACGCTGATCCCCGGCAGCCACCTGTGGGAGAACATCAGCAATATCTGGGTTCGGGGAGTGAACGGCAGCGGCCCGGCCTTCAGCCTGATGCTGATGAACAGCCTGTTTATGGCGCTGGCGATCACCATCGGCAAAATCAGCGTCTCGATCATTTCGGCGTTTGCGCTGGTGTGGTTCCGCTTTCCGCTGCGCGGTCTGTTTTTCTGGATGATCTTCATCACCCTGATGCTGCCGGTGGAAGTGCGTATTTTCCCGACGGTGCAGGTAATTGCCGATCTGAATATGCTCGACAGCTACAGCGGCCTGACGCTGCCGCTGATGGCCTCCGCGACCGCGACCTTCCTGTTCCGCCAGTTCTTTATGTCGATGCCGGACGAGCTGATGGAGGCGGCGCGCGTTGACGGTGCCAGCCCGATGCGCTTTTTCCGCGACATCGTTCTGCCGCTGTCAAAAACCAACCTGGCGGCGCTGTTTGTGATCACCTTTATCTACGGCTGGAACCAGTATTTATGGCCGCTGCTGATTGTGAACGATGCCTCGATGAGCACCGCCGTGGCGGGTATAAAAAGCATGATCTCCACCAGCGGTTCGCCAACGCAGTGGAATGAAGTGATGGCGGCAATGCTGTTAACCCTGATCCCGCCCGTGGTGATCGTTTTAGTCATGCAGCGTGCGTTCGTGCGCGGTCTGGTAGAGAGTGAGAAATAA
- a CDS encoding sn-glycerol-3-phosphate import ATP-binding protein UgpC produces the protein MAGVRLQAVTKTYDGKIQIIQPLDVTVQDGEFMVMVGPSGCGKSTLLRMVAGLERVTSGDIYIDSRRVTDEEPKDRGIAMVFQNYALYPHMSVEENMAWGLKIRGMGKEQIRQKVLEAARSLELEPLLKRRPRELSGGQRQRVAMGRAIVREPAVFLFDEPLSNLDARLRVQMRLELQQLHRRLQTTSLYVTHDQVEAMTLAQRVMVMNKGVLEQLGTPTEIYERPATRFVASFIGAPAMNLLDGQFSADGSRFSLDERFALPIAAPSAGKAGQALTLGIRPEHIELSSAEAGGIPLVVETLEMLGADNLAHGKWGQHKLVVRLPHSLRPAAGSTLWLHLPPSSLHFFDHNGQRTE, from the coding sequence ATGGCTGGTGTAAGACTTCAGGCAGTAACCAAAACCTACGACGGAAAAATCCAGATCATCCAACCGCTGGACGTGACCGTGCAGGATGGCGAGTTTATGGTGATGGTCGGCCCTTCCGGCTGCGGGAAATCGACCCTGCTGCGGATGGTTGCCGGGCTGGAGCGGGTGACCAGCGGGGACATTTATATTGATTCCCGCCGCGTGACCGATGAAGAGCCGAAAGATCGCGGCATCGCGATGGTGTTCCAGAACTACGCACTGTATCCGCATATGAGCGTGGAAGAGAACATGGCCTGGGGCCTGAAAATTCGCGGCATGGGCAAAGAACAGATCCGGCAAAAGGTGCTGGAAGCGGCGCGCAGCCTGGAGCTGGAACCGCTGCTGAAGCGCCGCCCGCGTGAGCTTTCCGGCGGCCAGCGCCAGCGCGTGGCGATGGGGCGCGCTATCGTTCGCGAACCGGCGGTGTTCCTGTTTGACGAGCCGCTGTCGAACCTGGATGCCCGCCTGCGCGTGCAGATGCGTCTGGAGCTGCAGCAGCTGCATCGCCGCCTGCAAACCACCAGTCTGTACGTTACCCACGACCAGGTGGAAGCGATGACGCTGGCACAGCGGGTCATGGTGATGAACAAAGGCGTGCTGGAACAGCTGGGCACGCCAACCGAGATTTATGAACGCCCGGCGACGCGCTTCGTCGCCAGTTTTATCGGTGCACCCGCCATGAACCTGCTGGACGGGCAGTTCAGCGCCGACGGGTCACGCTTCAGCCTGGACGAGCGTTTTGCCTTGCCGATTGCTGCGCCTTCGGCGGGCAAGGCCGGTCAGGCGTTGACGCTGGGTATTCGCCCGGAGCATATTGAGCTGTCTTCTGCCGAAGCCGGCGGTATTCCGCTGGTGGTGGAGACGCTGGAAATGCTGGGAGCAGACAACCTGGCACACGGCAAATGGGGCCAGCATAAGCTGGTCGTGCGGCTGCCGCATTCGCTGCGCCCGGCCGCAGGCAGCACGCTGTGGCTGCATCTGCCGCCGTCGTCGCTGCACTTCTTTGACCACAATGGACAACGTACTGAATGA
- the ugpQ gene encoding glycerophosphodiester phosphodiesterase: protein MNRAWPYPPIVAHRGGGKLAPENTLAAIDLGAQLGHLMIEFDAKLSQDGEIFLLHDDTLDRTSNGWGVAGQLPWDKLVQLDAGSWFGKTFDGERLPLLAQVADRCRQHRLMANIEIKPTTGLEVETGRVVALAARDLWQDQVAPLLSSFSYEALEAAQKAAPELPRGLLLHEWDDNWRQMTDALGCLSIHLNHKLLDERRTAELKQAGLRILVYTVNEPERAHQLLQWGVDAICTDRIDVIGPDFR, encoded by the coding sequence ATTAATCGTGCCTGGCCCTATCCGCCGATTGTCGCCCACCGCGGCGGCGGCAAACTGGCTCCGGAAAATACCCTGGCCGCTATCGATCTTGGCGCGCAGCTGGGCCATCTGATGATTGAGTTTGATGCCAAGCTGTCTCAGGACGGCGAAATTTTCCTGCTGCACGACGACACGCTCGACCGCACCAGCAACGGCTGGGGCGTGGCCGGGCAGCTGCCGTGGGATAAGCTGGTCCAGCTGGATGCCGGGAGCTGGTTTGGTAAAACCTTCGACGGCGAGCGCCTGCCGCTGCTGGCGCAGGTGGCGGACCGCTGCCGCCAGCACCGGCTGATGGCCAATATCGAAATCAAGCCAACCACCGGCCTTGAGGTGGAAACCGGTCGTGTAGTGGCGCTGGCCGCGCGCGATCTGTGGCAGGACCAGGTGGCGCCGCTGCTCTCCTCGTTCTCTTACGAGGCGCTGGAAGCGGCGCAGAAAGCCGCACCGGAGCTGCCGCGCGGCCTGCTGCTGCATGAGTGGGATGATAACTGGCGGCAGATGACCGATGCGCTGGGATGCCTCTCCATCCATCTAAACCACAAACTGCTGGATGAACGGCGCACCGCCGAGCTGAAGCAGGCCGGGCTGCGGATTCTGGTGTATACGGTTAACGAGCCGGAGCGCGCGCATCAGCTGCTGCAGTGGGGCGTGGATGCCATCTGTACCGACCGCATTGACGTTATCGGGCCGGATTTCCGCTGA
- a CDS encoding DUF2756 domain-containing protein: MKTKVLVMLVALLPLSGMANMLNNGNNPNQPGYNPSTQRMQQQMQTQQSQQKLKLQQDQQRQQQDLQRKVQEQRDSASQRTLNNQPGHSNNTLPTNQP, translated from the coding sequence ATGAAAACGAAAGTGTTAGTGATGCTTGTCGCCCTGCTGCCGCTGAGCGGTATGGCGAATATGTTAAATAACGGCAATAACCCCAACCAGCCGGGCTACAACCCCAGCACCCAGCGCATGCAGCAGCAGATGCAGACCCAGCAGTCTCAGCAGAAGCTGAAACTTCAGCAGGATCAGCAGCGGCAGCAGCAGGATTTACAGCGTAAAGTCCAGGAGCAGCGCGACAGCGCCTCCCAGCGCACGCTGAACAATCAGCCGGGCCACAGCAACAACACCCTGCCGACGAACCAGCCTTAA